The DNA window ATCCATCCCGTCCATATCATTGCAATCCCATTTTTTGCACTTATAAAAAAATCTTCCATTTACTCCCCTTTCCTAAAATGGCTAGCTCCAAAGATTCTAACCATTCTATACATTAAATTTCTTTTGATTACACCCACTCCCCATTCTTTCATAATCTCTAAGAATATTTTATCAGCTTCTTCTCTTGTAATATTAATTTTACATTGATTTGAATATAACCAGTCATGGACAACTGCTGCTCTTCCATGTTTACCATAGCTATTTATTATGTTTCTAAATATTCTAGGTACTGATGCATAATCTGTTCTGAAACCTTTTGGAACAACTACAAGTCCTTTAGATGTTTGATAACGATATTCCTCATTAACTAACCAATATTTATCATCTATTGGAGTTGTCTTTAATTCAGTTATTTCCATACTTTTACCCCCTTATCTTCTAAATTGAATATTATCTGCTGTTCCTAGTTGAAAATGTACAGAGTCTTTTTGTTTCCAATTTCCACCCCAAACTATTCCATATTTATCTATAAGTCCTTTATTTTTAGCAACATCATAAATAGCTTTGTAATATTTATAATCCCATCTAGCAACAGTTTTTTCTTTTACTTCTCCAGTTTTCTTGTCTGTATATTTTTCTTTTTCTAAGACAACTATATCAGCAGCATATCCATAACCATCAACTTTTACCTGGTGCTTTGATTTTAATTTATAACCATCACACCAACTGACTTTTGGCTGTTTATTACCATTGCTATCAACTAAAATTGTTCTTCCTTTTTGATACTCATAAAATTGTTCTTCAGCAGTTCTAACTCCACAAGTTATTTTAAAATCATATGGAGATTCTTTTATGAGTTCTGTCATAAAATTCACCAGGTTTGGATGCACCCCTTTCAGCATTTTTAAACTTGTTTCTGATAATGTATACATTTAAAATCACCTCCTTAAAAAAAATGACTTAATAATAAGCCATATAACACACTAAACTAGAGGTAGCTATATTAAACTACCTTTAATTGATTTAACTCTTAAAATTGGCTTTTTGCTAGATTCAGGTGTATTTCTTTTCTTTTGATTTCAAATTCATTTTTAGAAATTTTTTTAATGTCTTTTAATGTTTTGAAATAATTCTCTGTATCATAGACTGACTGTATAAATGTTGTTCCAAAAAGCATTAATTTTCCTAGTTCTAATAACCCAACAGTCATTCCTACATTGTCCTCAAAATACCATGTTACCTTTTGCTCTACTCCAAACGATTTCGCAAGTTGGAGAGATACAACTGTAGCTACCATTTTTGCTATATCATCATTTCTACATCTTTGTCTATGCTTATTACCATTTGTTATTTCGTAATCAAAGCCATATTCAAGAATTTCTTGTTTTATAGCATCTATATTATTAAAACAATATTCCTTAAAACCATCTTTATCCTCAACTACCCATTTTTTATTTTTTAAAATATGATAAGGACTAGGCTTGTCATTTATATCATATAACATATCTTCACTCTTTGAATATTCCCAAACAGAAGGGATATTGCTTCCTTTGAACTCTACTAATTCTCCAAAATTCGTAATTTCTTTATAATTCGGTATTTGATTTTCTGTTTGAAATACAACCATTATCTGACCATTTAACAAACTATTTTTTTCTAAATAAAAATACATTAATCCACCTCCATAGCTATATATTGCACTTCTCCACTTCCAGTTGTATTAGATAATGTTGAAGTTTCTGCACTTGCTGTTATTGACAATCCTTTAAAATGAGATGTTGTTAAATTAAAAATTACACCATTGAAAGCATAATGCATTTCTTCGTATTTACCATTTTTATCTCCACCAACAGACCTTGTATAGTATAATTCTCCTTGCACTTCTAATCTACTTTCTAAAACAGTAATTTCTAATGAATACCCCACATTTGTTCTTTGATAAAAATTTTTAAGGATATTAAGTTGTGAACTTATATTTAATGAGTTAATCGCATATTCTACAAGAGTTATACCTAAAAAATTATAATTAAATCCTATCCCAAAATTTTTATCAAATATTATTTCTCCATTTCTTCTTACCTTAACATTTACAATTGGGCTTCTTACAATGTTTATGTATTTTCTTCTATGTCTTGATTTTTCATTTAAACTAAAATTACTTATATCAGTAGCTTTTATATTTAGTCCCGATATCTTATTAAGCTCTCCTTTAAAATAAATACTATCTGTAAAACCTGTTATTCCTAACAAAGTAGAAATAACGACATTATTCATTCCCCAATAAGTTCCCATTGCCTTTATGGGACTAGCCTCTCTATAATCTTCATTAGTTCCACCTACAAAAAAGCGATACGAAACTCCACCTAAATGCTCTGCATAACAAAAAATACTTGCCATATTTTTTCCAAAATTTGCAGATTTTACAGCAGTCAAAAGTATCATAGGTTGCTGAAATCCATCAAAATTTACAACACCTTTTCCTTTGCTATCAGTAGCTATAATTCCATATCTAATATTTTTAATTCTTGTTAATCTTATTCCATTTCTATAAAAATCTATTGCACCATTGGCTATAGTTATTACTTCATTAGTACCTCTTGATACAAATCTAGCTGACCCATCAAATACTGTTTTTCCTGTTACTGTAAAATTTCCTTGTTTTAATGCGCCTTCCACTGTATTTGCATAACTATATGCACTATTAGCTTTACTTTGTGATGTATTGGCTAGATTATATGCGCTATTAGCTTTATTCATTGCATTATTTGCACTTGTTTGAGCATTTACTGCTGCAGTTTTAGCTCCATTAGCTGATGTTTGAGCTGTATTTGCTATATTTTTTGCCTCTACTGTTGCTTTATTTACTCCACCAATAGCAGTTTCTACATTCCTTATTTTTGTTCCTATCTCTACACCATTAACAGTTTGATAAACCTGATTATTTTTAAACTCTATTCTATTACTACTTGCTTCATCTCCAATAGCAAATATAGTGTCTTTCCATTTCCTATCTGTTATATCAGTAACTCCCAATAATATTTGTGATGTAATTCTTGATGGGTTAGCTGGATCTTTAATATTTAAAGCCACTCTATTATTAGGGTTTTCTGCCTCAAATTGCCCCATCTTATCAAAAGTTATGTGAGCAAGTTCTCCATTTAAACTTCCAAATTTTTCGCCACTATTTAAAAGATATGCGCCAACCTTGTCAGCTGTACCTTGTAGTTTTATAACATTTCCTTCTATAGAGTTGTACATTTTCATAGCTGGTAAAATTTCTTCTTCACTGATTGGATTCCAAGTATTATTGTAATATTTCTTCCATATATTCGTATCTGGGTTTAGCCAAATATCATTTTCTTTTACATCAGAAATATTAGGTTCTGTTTTCTGTCTGAAAAGTTTACTTCTCACATCTCTATCTAAGACCCTTAGATTTTTACTGTTCTCATCTATTTTTTCCTGAAGAGGTTTTAAATCTATAAAGTTATTATTGCTTTTTCCAGATAGAACATTAGAATAAGTAAACTGCCCATTATTTTCAATACATTCTGTTTCTATTCTCATTTCAAATTGTGCAGGTTTTAGCGATATTTGAATATTTGTTACTCTTACAACTGTATTAATATCCTCAAGTTCTAGCTTATAAACTTCTCCTAATTCAATATCTTTTAAAAAATAAGTATTAAAATTAAAAGTTCTATTATTTAAGATTTGAGATTTATACTCAGATAACGCTATATATTTAGCTAGTTTTTCTGTCTGCACTTCTCTATTTTTTTGAATAGATATAAAGTTTTCTTGTCTTTTTTCTATAACATCATATCTTTTAATAACTGCCTCATTATCTTGATATTTAACAAGTGGTAAACCTTTTATTTCAAAGTTTTCTATATATAACTTATATTGATGTGGATTAAAAAATTTAACTATTGCTTGTGTTTCTTTCCATTCTTCAATCTTATAGTGATAATCTTTTATAAGATTTATATCTACTTTGCTTTTTATATCATCTTCCCTAGTAAAATAATATCCAGTAGCCTTTGTTATTGTGGGATTAGATACACTAGATGTTGTATAAGTTATTTTCATAGATTGTACTTCTGAAGCTCCCATTCTAGTATATGGATTAACAATAATCTTTTGAGATAAATTAAAGACAACTTGATTTTCTAATTTAATAAATCTATCATAGTTTACTCTTATTCCATTGTATAAGGTACTTTTAAAGACTTCTTCAACTTCAGTGATAATATTAGTCCTATCAAATTTTAAAACTTGATTTAACATAAAATTACGAGGTCTTGAAAATAATTTTCTGTTTTTAATGTATAAAATACTATCAGTAGCTTTAATAAATCTCTGTAAAATATCAACCCATCTTTCATCTTGCTCAAATAAAACAAAAGGTACTCTCATTAAGCTTCCATCTTCAAATGCTATATTTACAAAATCTATCTGCTCATCTGTGAAGCCTAATTTATTTGCAACTATATGAAGTAATGAATTATATTTATCGCTTATATTACAAAAAAATAGATCAAAGAAAACCATTGTCTCTGGAACTACTTTATCAAATAGCTTGTCATAACTATCTTTAATAGAATATGTAAAAGTTTCTTTTCCTGTATAACTTTTATTTCTTCTCTCTAAAGTTGCTTTTCCTTGTAAAGAATAGAGTACCTTTTTCTTTTCATCTAAAACTTCTATTTTTACTTCATTACCTGTATCTATTAATTTTTCTTCTATAACAAAACTAGCCTCCATAGAAGAAATTTCGCTAGTCTTAGGTAAAGTAATATTACAGTCATCTATATAATCTGTAATATCCTTATTTTTGCTAAGATTTACTATTTTAGCTATGTATAAGTGATTGTTTATATAACTTTGCATTATTCCTCCTTGAATTTTCTCCTTTTAAAAAGCTATAATATATGCCTGAAAGGAGGTGTTATTTAAGTAAAAATTTAATCTTATTTTCAAGTTGACCTAACATATATTGATAATCTGATAGGTCAACTTTTTCTTTTTCTATATCATCTATAACTTTATCTACAAATTTATCTATTTTCTTTTGCTTTTCTTTTAAAATATCAATTTTTCCCATATATCCTCCTATGGTGTTACCTTTGGCTTTTTAGTCCAAAGTTCTATACCTTTATTTACTCCTTTTAAAATTCTGCCATCTAAGTCATCTACTCCATAAACTTTTTCATAGAAATTATTAGTAACCTTAATTTCTACATTAGAAGACTTGTCTTGATAGTAAGCATTACCAAGTTGATTATTCACAGTATCTTTATTATTAATGGCATCAAATCCACCTAGTCCATTACTTTCTAATCTGTAGCCAAAATCTTTTAGTTTACTTTTTATAATGTTAAATGCTCCCTCAAATGTACCTGCCTTTTCTATCTCTGCTTTCATATCTTTAGTATTTACAAACTTAGATATTAAACCTTGATACACTGAACTTTCTGAAAATGCTTTTATTAAACTAGCCTTTGTACTTTCATATAAAGATTCTCCTAAACTTTTTGTAAAGCTATCAAATTTCTTTTCTTTTTGAGCTTCATTCATTGCATTACTTAAAGCATTTTTCATATCATTTAATTTGTCATTAAAATCTGAATTTGGAAGTATTTTATTGATTATTGATATATCAATACCTCTACTCAATAAAAATTGTTTTATAGTATCTAAAGACTTTTTAGCTTGTGTTTCTATGCTTTCTGCTAGTTTTAACTTACTAAAATCAACTCCAGCAAGTAAATCATTAAAGTTTAGTTTTCCAGTTTTCTTGATATTTACTAGCTTTTCAGATATTTTCTTAAACTCATCATTAAAGTATTTATCTAAATCAGAAAAAGCTATATCATAAGCGATAGAACTTGCATTTTTAAATATCTTTTCAAAATAGCTTTTCATTGATGTTACAAATCCACCATTGCCACTTGCTAAACCCTCAATTGTTTGAGCTCTTACATCTTGCATAGCAGTAACTAAAACTTGATTATTTCTAGCCATTTCTTTAATAGTAGAGTTGTATTGTTCTCCAACAAGTCCCATTTGTTTAAATTGCTCTGTATATTCCTGAATTAATTTTTTTTCAGAAGAATAATCAATTCCTGTAAAACTTTCAAGAGTTGATCCTCTGAATAGATCTTTTTTTTCTTTTTCCAACAAATCTAACTGTGATACAAACTCACTTATTTGCTTTTTCCACTCATCTAAATTAGATTGAGTTAAGTTTCTTCCAGTAGCTTTTACCAAATCGCTATGAGATACATTTTTTAAAGCATTATTTAGTTGTCTCATTTCGCTATCTCTAAAAGCATCTAACTCTGTTTTATCAAAGCCTAGATATTTTAATAATTGTGCTTCTCCAACATTTACTGCTGTATATGTATCCTTAGATTTCTTTCTTCTTCCAAAACCTCTACTGTATCTTGTAGAGCCTTTTTCTAATGCAGATATATCATTGAAATGCTTACCATTTAGCATAGCTTGTTGGAATAAATCTATATTTCTATTACTATTGCTCAAAAATGATAAAGTTGGATTCTTAGCTGCTTCCGTTAAAATTCTATCTGTAAAATTCTTTACATAATCTGCATTTTTTCTTAATACTTCAGTTAAAGTTTGCATAGCTTTTATCTGTTCCTGGTATCTGTTTTCATTTTCTCTATTTCTGTTATCTATTTCAGCTGCTTTATTTTTGCCTTTTCCAAAACCTATTACTGAACCTATACTTTTTGCTATATTTATTCCTGTAGTTGCACTACTGATAAGAGTTCCAATTGATGTTATTCCTCCAGCAACATTTCCTTTATTATTAAACATTCCAATAATAGAGTTAAAACCTCCATCTTTTTTAAAAGTATTAGAAATGTCTTTTAAATTATTAATCCCACCAATTATATTTCCTATACTTCCAATTGTTTTACTTCCAACAGCAGAACCTAATGATTGTATATTTTGAGATAAACCACTAAAAGCAGTATTTAAGTTCTTAGGTAATTCTTTTAAACTATCTCCAGCCTCTTTTGCACTCTTTCTAAATTTATCTAATTCTTCTATATATTTGTCATAATCTCCCTGTGTTATTATTCCTTTATCTAGTAAATCAGTATAGGCATTCTTAACTGTTTCAATTACTGATTTTTGGCTTTCTATATCTCTTTGTAACTTTTCTTTTTGGCTTTTTATTTCATCAAATGAAAGACTTTCTTTTTTCTTTTCTAATTCTGATGAAGTTTCTTTTATTTTTTCTAACTCTTTTGATATATCCTCAGTTTGTTTTTCAATAGGTAAAAGAGTTTTTGTTAAGTCTAATTTTGTTAATTTTTCCTTAACTTCTTCTGCTACATCTTTTATTCCGTTTTTTTGAGCTAATGTTAATTGTTCTTCAAGATAAACTCTTGCTTTATTTATCTTTTCTATTTGTTCATCAATAGAATAATTATGTGATTTTAAAGAAATTCCATCTAATACTTTTGTGATTTTATTTCCTAAATCCTCAATCTTAAAGTTATCAATAGCTATATTTATTTCATCTATATTCTTCTTAAATTTTGTCTTAGCTTCTTCAAGCTTTTGTATTTTATCATCAAGATTTAAGTCAAATTTTATCTTAGCTCCTAATTCTGATATTAAATCTTTAAAAGGATCTTTTTTACTTCCACCACTTTTTGATTTTTTGTTTTTGCTAGTTCCAGAACTTCCAATAACAATAGGTTTATTTTCTGATTTTTTTTCATTATTATACTTTAAAACTTCATTGGTAAAATTTTGGATATCATCATCATACCTTGCTAAATCTTCTACATTTATTTTTGGCATTCTAATATTTACCCCTATATCTACATTAACAACTTTTCCATTTGTATTATTTAATTCGTTTTGTAGATCTCTTACTTTTTCTAGCAACTCATTTAATTTTTTATTAAATTCATCTGTATTAGGGTCTAAAATACTAATCTCTTTTAAACTTTCTTTTAGATTATCCATTCCATCTACAACTAATAAAAAATCTGGATTTACAATTCCTTTTTCTAAATCTTCTCTTACTGCTTTTATTAAATCTTTTTGGTTTTCAAGTTCACTATTTTCTTTTTTTATGTTATCTAAATCTTGAATATTTTTAATATCCATATTATTTAAATCGTTTATTCCGTAGATTAAAGCTCCAATAGTTGCTGTAAATTCTAATAAAGCTACATTTCCAGTAGTAGTTACCCAAGTAACAAATGTTTTTATACTTGTAAATGTAGTATTTAGAATAGTTGCAGTCTTTATAGCTAAACCTAATGCAGTTATAGTCCCTGCAACATATAAAATAGCTTTCCCTGTTGCATAAATATCATCTATTCTTTCTTTATTAAACATTTCTTCAAATGATTTATCATTAGTAACATTTAAAGCTTCTCCTATATCCTCAACAACTCTATTTCCTATCTCAATTCTAAATTGGTTAATAGTTTCCTTAATTTTCCCTAAATTAGTTTTTGTACTATCATTTAATTCATTAAATTTTTGATTTAAATGTTCAACTGGCACATTAGCAATTTCTGATAATATGCTTATATATTCATCTTTTAATCCAGATAAAGTCCCAGCTCCTAATGATGATCTTACATTTCCGAATAAATCTAATAGACTTTGATTTCCTTTTTCTGCCTCAATTCTAAGCATTTCAATAGCGTCTATTAAATTTCCACCATTAGCCATGTAAGTTTTAAAATCCATACCTTTATTTATTTTTTGGAATAATTCACTTACATCAGAATCAACTTTTGATAATTCATTTAACATTGCTCTTAAAAATGTAGTTGCTTCATCTGTTTTTACTCCTCCTAATGTCATTGTAGAAATAGAAGCTAGTAATTGGTCGAATTCTACATTTGCCATTTTAGCTATTGGCATAACAGTTCCTAATGAATTAGCTAATTGAGTAATAGTTGTATTACCTCTTGTTTGGGCAACTAAAAATTTACTTGATAAAAGTTCTGCATCTTTTATTTGATATTTATAACTTAATATAGTTGATGTTAATAAATTAACTGCATCAGCACTATTTGCAAACCCTGCAACTGATAACTTTGAAACAGTATCTAACATCTCA is part of the Fusobacterium nucleatum genome and encodes:
- a CDS encoding phage tail tape measure protein codes for the protein MSTNTIEMKAILDDKVTPEIEKLATACGMSVQKFKEMMAQVYRVQQQFANLSPEVEKAFKIVQRENEKIKKEAERTARQIEQEEIKKAKAAAREAEKIEKANKKAFEQAAKEAAKAAKETEKAYSNAVKNMKKHFNKIYNAAKTAFIGIAGFAAYSTKGFADFEFSLKKIRTISNDSVDTIGNNIRKMAYETGISSEELAGSLYDLVQTIQDVPEKYEMLDTVSKLSVAGFANSADAVNLLTSTILSYKYQIKDAELLSSKFLVAQTRGNTTITQLANSLGTVMPIAKMANVEFDQLLASISTMTLGGVKTDEATTFLRAMLNELSKVDSDVSELFQKINKGMDFKTYMANGGNLIDAIEMLRIEAEKGNQSLLDLFGNVRSSLGAGTLSGLKDEYISILSEIANVPVEHLNQKFNELNDSTKTNLGKIKETINQFRIEIGNRVVEDIGEALNVTNDKSFEEMFNKERIDDIYATGKAILYVAGTITALGLAIKTATILNTTFTSIKTFVTWVTTTGNVALLEFTATIGALIYGINDLNNMDIKNIQDLDNIKKENSELENQKDLIKAVREDLEKGIVNPDFLLVVDGMDNLKESLKEISILDPNTDEFNKKLNELLEKVRDLQNELNNTNGKVVNVDIGVNIRMPKINVEDLARYDDDIQNFTNEVLKYNNEKKSENKPIVIGSSGTSKNKKSKSGGSKKDPFKDLISELGAKIKFDLNLDDKIQKLEEAKTKFKKNIDEINIAIDNFKIEDLGNKITKVLDGISLKSHNYSIDEQIEKINKARVYLEEQLTLAQKNGIKDVAEEVKEKLTKLDLTKTLLPIEKQTEDISKELEKIKETSSELEKKKESLSFDEIKSQKEKLQRDIESQKSVIETVKNAYTDLLDKGIITQGDYDKYIEELDKFRKSAKEAGDSLKELPKNLNTAFSGLSQNIQSLGSAVGSKTIGSIGNIIGGINNLKDISNTFKKDGGFNSIIGMFNNKGNVAGGITSIGTLISSATTGINIAKSIGSVIGFGKGKNKAAEIDNRNRENENRYQEQIKAMQTLTEVLRKNADYVKNFTDRILTEAAKNPTLSFLSNSNRNIDLFQQAMLNGKHFNDISALEKGSTRYSRGFGRRKKSKDTYTAVNVGEAQLLKYLGFDKTELDAFRDSEMRQLNNALKNVSHSDLVKATGRNLTQSNLDEWKKQISEFVSQLDLLEKEKKDLFRGSTLESFTGIDYSSEKKLIQEYTEQFKQMGLVGEQYNSTIKEMARNNQVLVTAMQDVRAQTIEGLASGNGGFVTSMKSYFEKIFKNASSIAYDIAFSDLDKYFNDEFKKISEKLVNIKKTGKLNFNDLLAGVDFSKLKLAESIETQAKKSLDTIKQFLLSRGIDISIINKILPNSDFNDKLNDMKNALSNAMNEAQKEKKFDSFTKSLGESLYESTKASLIKAFSESSVYQGLISKFVNTKDMKAEIEKAGTFEGAFNIIKSKLKDFGYRLESNGLGGFDAINNKDTVNNQLGNAYYQDKSSNVEIKVTNNFYEKVYGVDDLDGRILKGVNKGIELWTKKPKVTP
- a CDS encoding M15 family metallopeptidase, which gives rise to MYTLSETSLKMLKGVHPNLVNFMTELIKESPYDFKITCGVRTAEEQFYEYQKGRTILVDSNGNKQPKVSWCDGYKLKSKHQVKVDGYGYAADIVVLEKEKYTDKKTGEVKEKTVARWDYKYYKAIYDVAKNKGLIDKYGIVWGGNWKQKDSVHFQLGTADNIQFRR
- a CDS encoding DUF1353 domain-containing protein is translated as MEITELKTTPIDDKYWLVNEEYRYQTSKGLVVVPKGFRTDYASVPRIFRNIINSYGKHGRAAVVHDWLYSNQCKINITREEADKIFLEIMKEWGVGVIKRNLMYRMVRIFGASHFRKGE